A window from Roseburia sp. 499 encodes these proteins:
- a CDS encoding flagellin N-terminal helical domain-containing protein: MKINHNMSAVIANKQLLRTENGLTSSLERLSSGLRINHASDDAAGMAIASKMKAQIKGLDQASRNASDGVSVLETADGALNEVTSMLQRMRELSVQAANDTNTQDDLQAIQAEITSLTNEIDRISRDTEYNTMNLLDGTQDTRVYPSVRGIERIDISDSVEKGVYKIKVNAPAEQAVGVGAAVTTTAVTAAQEGTVVINGVEVKIKEGDTFEEVYEKLRNGAEIGNVNLLVAANPPTSSNPLQNAENAGYDAIDVADAVANGGTLIFVSNQYGSSAELNVSCENTALAAYLGITANGYTEHGEDAGVSFGTGAGGNGFTSQATMITDGTHVKITDRSGFEMNFEVMPGVTGDVSLEVTDIGTMTFQIGANEGQTMDVRIPEISSKSLYIDDVDVRTVGGGGRAITSFDKAIGKVSEARSRIGAYQNRLDSAVNSLEGAEQNMTAALSRIEDVDMAEEMSEYTKYNVLSQAATSVLAQANDIPQQVLQLLQ, from the coding sequence ATGAAAATTAATCACAATATGTCGGCAGTTATTGCCAATAAGCAGTTATTAAGAACAGAAAATGGATTGACATCATCTTTGGAACGTTTGTCTTCCGGACTTCGTATTAACCATGCATCTGATGATGCAGCAGGAATGGCAATTGCCAGCAAAATGAAAGCCCAGATTAAGGGGTTGGATCAGGCATCCAGAAATGCATCTGATGGTGTTTCTGTATTGGAGACAGCAGACGGGGCACTGAATGAAGTAACAAGCATGCTTCAAAGAATGCGCGAGCTTTCTGTACAGGCAGCGAACGACACGAATACACAGGATGATTTGCAGGCAATTCAGGCAGAAATCACATCCCTTACCAATGAGATTGATCGTATTTCCAGAGATACCGAATATAATACCATGAATCTTTTAGATGGAACCCAGGATACCAGAGTATATCCAAGTGTGAGAGGAATTGAACGAATTGATATTTCAGATAGTGTAGAAAAGGGTGTCTATAAGATTAAAGTCAATGCACCGGCAGAACAGGCGGTAGGAGTTGGCGCAGCGGTAACTACTACCGCAGTAACTGCGGCACAGGAAGGAACCGTTGTAATTAATGGCGTAGAAGTGAAAATTAAAGAAGGAGACACATTCGAAGAAGTATATGAGAAGCTTCGTAACGGAGCAGAAATAGGAAATGTAAATCTTTTGGTAGCAGCAAATCCACCAACATCTTCGAATCCTTTACAAAATGCGGAAAATGCGGGATATGATGCTATTGATGTAGCGGATGCAGTGGCAAATGGTGGAACACTGATATTTGTTTCTAATCAGTATGGTTCTTCTGCAGAATTGAATGTAAGTTGTGAAAATACAGCACTTGCAGCATATCTGGGAATTACGGCAAACGGATATACAGAACATGGAGAAGATGCAGGTGTATCATTTGGAACGGGCGCGGGTGGTAATGGATTTACTTCTCAGGCAACAATGATTACAGATGGAACTCATGTAAAAATAACAGATAGAAGCGGATTTGAAATGAACTTTGAAGTAATGCCTGGGGTAACGGGAGATGTGTCTTTAGAGGTGACCGATATTGGAACTATGACATTCCAGATTGGTGCAAATGAAGGACAGACCATGGACGTACGTATTCCGGAAATTTCATCGAAGAGTCTTTATATAGACGATGTAGATGTGCGCACAGTAGGAGGCGGCGGAAGAGCAATTACAAGTTTTGATAAGGCTATCGGTAAGGTAAGTGAAGCTCGCTCCAGAATTGGCGCATATCAGAATCGTTTGGATTCTGCAGTAAACAGTCTGGAAGGGGCAGAACAGAATATGACAGCAGCCCTTTCTCGTATTGAAGATGTAGATATGGCAGAAGAAATGTCTGAATATACAAAGTATAATGTATTATCCCAGGCAGCAACGTCTGTACTTGCACAGGCAAATGATATACCACAGCAGGTACTTCAGTTGTTACAGTAG
- a CDS encoding flagellar export chaperone FliS, which translates to MKDEKKQDFTRRLSCCNRGEMIIIIYDILFSYLEDALEAQKSGDYNEFKDSVHKAQQVVRRLMGTLDFNYPVAKDLHALYRFINELLALAIVKNTSQNIVDAKKVLKNLYDGFWEAAQHDTSEPLMQNTQQVVAGMTYQKGALTETLQGSESSRGFLA; encoded by the coding sequence ATGAAGGATGAAAAAAAGCAGGATTTTACCCGAAGGCTTAGTTGCTGTAATCGTGGTGAAATGATTATTATTATTTACGATATCCTGTTTTCCTACTTGGAGGATGCATTAGAGGCGCAGAAATCCGGAGATTATAATGAATTTAAGGATTCTGTTCACAAAGCACAACAGGTAGTAAGAAGGTTGATGGGAACTTTGGATTTTAATTATCCGGTGGCAAAAGACCTTCATGCACTTTATCGTTTTATCAATGAGTTATTGGCACTTGCTATTGTGAAAAATACATCTCAGAATATTGTAGATGCCAAGAAGGTTTTAAAAAATCTCTATGATGGCTTCTGGGAGGCTGCCCAGCATGATACATCAGAGCCGTTGATGCAGAACACACAACAGGTAGTAGCTGGTATGACTTATCAAAAAGGCGCGTTGACAGAAACTCTGCAGGGTTCGGAGAGCAGTAGAGGGTTTCTGGCATAA
- a CDS encoding CpaF family protein: MLENCWQEEAEELKKRVLMQLDITKENEEERLLEIIDREISVYAKEKPLTLSQRKKLRMGIFHSLRRLDVLQELLDRDDITEIMVNGAGKIFYEKDGSMFLWEQHFSSQEKLEDIIQQMVGTHNRVINTAQPIADTRLADGSRVNVVLSPISIDGAAVTIRKFPKHPINMEKMIEKESISTECASLLESLVKAGYNIFISGGTGSGKTTFLNALSEFIPDTERVITIEDSAELQLQGIPNLVRLETRDAGVEGDLEISIRDLIRTALRMRPTRLIVGEVRGAECLDMLQAMNTGHDGSLSTGHANSCRDMLSRMETMVLMGMELPLPAIRAQIASGIDIMVHLGRLRDRSRRVLAIMELNGVKEGEIQLNPLYEFVEKGMKDGKITGFWEKKGELLHKEKMMAAGLERKNAGLQ, encoded by the coding sequence ATGTTAGAGAATTGCTGGCAGGAAGAAGCTGAAGAGTTGAAAAAGCGAGTGCTGATGCAGTTGGATATTACAAAAGAAAATGAAGAAGAGCGGCTTCTTGAGATAATTGATAGGGAAATAAGTGTTTATGCAAAAGAAAAACCTTTGACATTGTCGCAGCGGAAAAAGCTGCGGATGGGAATATTTCATTCGCTGCGGCGGCTGGATGTATTGCAGGAATTACTTGACCGGGATGACATTACAGAAATTATGGTAAATGGGGCAGGGAAGATTTTTTATGAGAAAGATGGAAGTATGTTTCTTTGGGAACAACATTTTTCTTCACAGGAAAAGTTGGAGGATATTATCCAGCAGATGGTAGGAACCCACAATCGTGTCATTAACACAGCGCAACCCATTGCAGATACCAGACTGGCAGATGGCTCCAGAGTCAATGTAGTGCTTTCGCCTATTTCAATTGATGGAGCAGCAGTAACAATTCGAAAATTTCCAAAGCATCCAATCAATATGGAAAAAATGATAGAAAAGGAAAGTATTAGTACGGAATGTGCTAGTTTGCTGGAGAGCCTGGTGAAGGCTGGCTATAACATTTTTATTTCTGGCGGAACAGGGTCCGGAAAGACAACTTTTTTAAATGCACTTTCAGAGTTTATTCCTGATACGGAACGAGTGATTACCATAGAGGATTCAGCAGAACTTCAGCTACAGGGAATACCGAATCTGGTACGTCTGGAAACCAGAGATGCAGGAGTGGAAGGGGATTTAGAAATTAGCATTCGGGATTTGATTCGTACTGCCCTTAGGATGAGGCCCACGCGACTTATTGTTGGCGAGGTTCGAGGGGCGGAATGTTTGGACATGCTTCAGGCAATGAATACGGGGCACGATGGCTCTTTGAGTACCGGACATGCTAACAGCTGTCGGGACATGTTGAGTCGTATGGAGACGATGGTGCTGATGGGAATGGAGTTACCGTTGCCTGCTATTCGGGCGCAGATAGCTTCCGGAATTGACATCATGGTGCACTTGGGAAGGCTGCGGGATAGGAGCCGCCGGGTGCTGGCGATTATGGAACTAAATGGTGTAAAAGAAGGCGAGATTCAGCTAAATCCATTGTATGAGTTTGTAGAAAAAGGAATGAAGGATGGGAAAATCACAGGTTTCTGGGAGAAAAAAGGGGAGTTGTTACATAAGGAAAAGATGATGGCAGCAGGATTGGAGAGAAAAAATGCAGGATTACAGTAA
- a CDS encoding LytR/AlgR family response regulator transcription factor — MIKIAICDDEVTTLHQTKLYLEEYPILFSIDEFTSGEALLQSPEKYEIILLDIDMAGMNGIETAKKIRQQDKKVKIIYVTNYTDYTSFAFSVHAFAYLLKPVKKEELFQQLDEAFEYTKPHEPEWMDFQTEDGIVRLNLHEILYFSGFMATGF; from the coding sequence TTGATTAAAATTGCGATTTGTGATGATGAAGTGACGACTTTACATCAAACAAAATTATATTTAGAAGAATATCCGATTCTGTTTTCCATAGATGAGTTCACAAGCGGGGAAGCATTGCTCCAAAGCCCGGAGAAATATGAAATCATTCTCTTGGATATTGATATGGCAGGAATGAACGGAATTGAAACGGCAAAAAAAATTCGACAACAAGACAAAAAAGTGAAGATTATTTATGTCACAAACTATACCGATTATACGTCATTCGCTTTTTCCGTCCATGCATTTGCCTATCTCTTAAAACCGGTAAAAAAGGAAGAATTGTTTCAACAACTGGACGAAGCATTTGAGTATACAAAACCTCACGAACCGGAATGGATGGATTTTCAAACAGAAGACGGAATTGTGCGCTTAAATCTACATGAGATTCTCTATTTCTCGGGATTTATGGCAACGGGATTTTAA
- a CDS encoding AEC family transporter, whose translation MDILIILQQMLTLAAMMTIGYYLRKKEWLEEDTYEKISRMVVNVFNPLLIIDGVINRSFTRQKGNIGENLMFMLVYFALLFVIGRILSLFFAKKKEERNIYQLMTMFSNVGFMGIPIITSIYGKESMIYIIFYILGYNVLLYTLGIWLFQSEKKDISYGVLLKNMINPGVVASFLGILLFVWNPPVPQFAKNLCSYMGTATVPLSMILIGFSLADTKWRTLFGNIRMLLFVVVKMLVIPIGAALCLKHLAFSFMIEGIFVLQLGMPVGSILALMAVENGRDGDICTNGIVLSTLVSVLTIPVVCIFL comes from the coding sequence ATGGATATTTTAATTATTTTACAGCAAATGCTGACGTTAGCAGCGATGATGACAATTGGATATTATTTGCGAAAAAAGGAATGGTTAGAGGAAGATACTTATGAAAAAATATCTAGGATGGTAGTCAATGTTTTTAATCCGCTTCTAATTATTGACGGGGTTATCAACAGAAGTTTCACCAGACAGAAAGGAAATATTGGTGAAAACTTAATGTTCATGCTAGTGTATTTTGCATTACTATTTGTAATTGGTAGGATTCTTTCTTTATTCTTTGCGAAAAAGAAAGAAGAGAGGAATATCTATCAGCTGATGACTATGTTTTCGAATGTAGGATTTATGGGAATACCGATCATTACCAGCATTTATGGAAAAGAGTCCATGATATACATAATTTTTTATATATTAGGGTATAATGTGTTGCTTTACACGTTGGGAATCTGGTTATTTCAATCCGAAAAGAAGGACATTTCTTATGGAGTATTATTAAAAAATATGATAAATCCGGGCGTTGTAGCATCCTTTCTCGGAATTTTATTGTTTGTGTGGAATCCCCCTGTTCCGCAGTTTGCAAAAAACTTATGTAGTTATATGGGAACAGCAACAGTGCCCCTTTCTATGATACTGATTGGTTTTTCTTTGGCAGATACTAAATGGCGAACGCTATTTGGAAATATTCGTATGCTTTTGTTCGTGGTAGTTAAGATGTTAGTAATTCCCATAGGGGCAGCATTGTGTTTAAAACATCTTGCGTTTTCTTTCATGATAGAAGGAATCTTTGTGCTCCAACTTGGAATGCCGGTGGGAAGTATTCTGGCGCTTATGGCAGTAGAGAATGGCAGAGATGGAGATATTTGTACAAATGGAATCGTATTGAGTACACTCGTATCAGTGCTTACAATACCTGTTGTGTGTATTTTTTTATAG
- a CDS encoding pro-sigmaK processing inhibitor BofA family protein, giving the protein MELYMEQEYGMIAIAGICLVVVFMGIMKKKARAAATFLSRAAVGIVGISVVNKMLETQGIAIVVGVNPVSALTIGILGISGFALLYAIMIYRILQ; this is encoded by the coding sequence ATGGAATTGTATATGGAACAAGAATATGGAATGATAGCCATTGCCGGAATCTGCCTCGTAGTGGTTTTTATGGGAATCATGAAAAAGAAAGCAAGAGCGGCAGCGACTTTTCTTAGTCGTGCCGCTGTAGGAATTGTAGGAATCAGTGTTGTAAATAAGATGCTGGAAACCCAAGGGATTGCCATAGTAGTAGGAGTGAATCCGGTTAGTGCATTGACAATTGGAATCCTTGGTATTAGCGGGTTTGCACTGCTGTATGCGATTATGATTTATCGTATTTTGCAGTGA
- a CDS encoding DUF6240 domain-containing protein: MRVDNSNLMEITKSNNSVEVKGHVTVQTQQTTTQQVDKTTGEVRSVQQTTVDKPFFTGDTESEMDKIRQEAENMEVKLYKERMETVTNTASAEDCAKMEEDGSPLNSTEVKTVVTEMDKIKMELAKAGVDISIFGDDLSTDQLAEMLGSTGMAYQMEQVITAADLPVTEENVSDCEETLKQAADLTKCNEQTVKYMVENELPPTVENLYKAQHSTTTAAVAAPMKQEAILDENFQKQIEQVIKEAGLEVNETTLGCSQWMIENDIPLTAENLKFAADLYEMDFPLDMGKVMEGMMVAISEGNRPKDTMVLDGYSLADRAQQAAEVVENATDADVWTVVEKGQQVTVENLAAAHNSNIANADNTEENNDDEAKAVTTQVPEYAEENMKYITARRQLEEIRLMMTAQANYSLLKKGISIETKPLEELVEQLKSLENDYYKNLLSNNGIEPTQENAALLAETVGKAEELKSVPAYVLGTVTPEQQTVSSLHESGTAMQAEFQRAGQAYETLMTAPRADMGDSIQKAFQNVDDILEDLGLETSEANQRAVRILAYNELEITTDSISQMKAADQKVQVLFQNLSPSVVMEMIREGVNPLEMDISQLNAKAEEIKNQIDAGGEEKFSKYLWKMEQRQEITPEERDSYIGIYRLLNQIDKTDGAVIGALVNQGAELSMKNLLTAVRTNRNPGINVSVDDNFGEAEVVNTLDLSISQQIEAAYQTDCAKEAFGKMTPEGMEQAAAQGALDEMTPEELLWQLKNAEIDQASEEAYYQEQLKEFSMARGAEEQVLKLLTGYDMPVTAYNILAANQMLHNRNGMFKTLFERKDEETDVDLEEVKQGILEDFAEAVKTPEDMAKAQKKLADVAENVMKTMEESKDVQSFDIRDLKILRQEIELGTKMAKEENYAIPVLVADEYTNIQLKIVRGTEERGRLDVIFDSPKLGKVAARFQVQGEKVKGYIASDSQETIESLRDQQEELAEQLSMDGTLYPNLDMIQSESLDLTQISLDNRTYGDISNQSEEEYQVQTKTLYGMAKVFIGAVKQLATAE; this comes from the coding sequence ATGAGAGTAGATAACAGTAATTTAATGGAAATTACAAAATCAAATAATAGTGTGGAAGTAAAAGGGCATGTTACCGTTCAGACGCAGCAGACCACAACTCAGCAGGTAGATAAGACAACCGGCGAGGTGCGTTCTGTGCAACAGACAACGGTAGACAAGCCCTTTTTTACCGGAGATACTGAGTCGGAAATGGACAAGATTCGCCAGGAAGCAGAGAACATGGAGGTAAAACTCTATAAAGAACGAATGGAGACGGTAACCAACACAGCCTCTGCCGAAGATTGCGCAAAAATGGAAGAAGACGGAAGTCCATTAAACAGTACAGAAGTAAAGACAGTTGTGACAGAAATGGACAAAATTAAGATGGAGCTTGCTAAGGCAGGTGTGGATATCAGTATTTTCGGAGATGATTTGAGTACGGATCAGTTAGCAGAGATGCTTGGAAGTACTGGAATGGCATACCAGATGGAACAGGTAATTACAGCGGCAGATTTACCGGTTACGGAGGAAAATGTTTCAGATTGTGAAGAAACTTTGAAGCAGGCGGCAGACTTGACAAAGTGTAATGAGCAGACTGTAAAATATATGGTAGAAAACGAATTGCCACCGACTGTGGAAAATCTGTATAAGGCACAACACAGTACTACCACGGCGGCAGTAGCTGCACCAATGAAACAGGAAGCAATTTTGGATGAAAACTTCCAAAAGCAGATAGAACAGGTGATTAAGGAAGCGGGACTTGAGGTGAATGAAACAACATTAGGCTGCAGCCAATGGATGATAGAAAATGATATTCCGCTTACCGCAGAAAATCTGAAGTTTGCAGCAGACTTGTATGAAATGGATTTCCCGTTGGATATGGGAAAAGTAATGGAAGGCATGATGGTAGCTATTTCCGAAGGAAATCGTCCGAAGGACACTATGGTGCTTGATGGATATAGTCTGGCAGACCGAGCACAGCAGGCAGCTGAGGTCGTAGAAAATGCTACAGATGCAGATGTTTGGACAGTAGTAGAGAAGGGACAGCAGGTAACAGTAGAGAATCTTGCAGCAGCCCATAACAGTAATATAGCAAACGCTGATAATACAGAAGAGAATAATGATGATGAAGCAAAGGCTGTAACAACACAGGTTCCCGAATATGCCGAAGAAAATATGAAGTATATTACAGCTCGTCGGCAGTTAGAGGAAATACGTCTTATGATGACAGCGCAGGCAAACTATTCCTTGCTGAAAAAGGGAATCAGCATAGAGACAAAGCCGTTAGAGGAACTGGTAGAGCAGCTTAAGTCATTAGAAAATGATTATTATAAGAATTTGCTGAGTAATAATGGAATTGAGCCAACGCAGGAAAATGCGGCACTTCTTGCTGAAACCGTAGGAAAAGCAGAGGAATTAAAGAGCGTTCCGGCATATGTATTAGGGACAGTAACGCCGGAGCAACAGACAGTAAGTAGCCTGCATGAAAGCGGAACTGCGATGCAGGCAGAGTTCCAACGGGCAGGACAAGCATATGAAACGCTGATGACGGCGCCAAGAGCTGATATGGGAGATTCCATTCAGAAGGCATTTCAGAATGTGGATGATATATTGGAAGATTTAGGATTGGAAACATCAGAAGCAAACCAGAGAGCAGTCCGAATACTGGCATATAACGAGTTGGAGATTACAACTGATTCCATCAGCCAGATGAAGGCGGCAGACCAGAAGGTTCAGGTATTGTTTCAGAATCTTTCTCCGTCTGTAGTAATGGAAATGATTCGCGAGGGTGTTAATCCACTAGAAATGGATATTAGCCAGTTAAATGCCAAGGCAGAAGAAATCAAGAATCAGATAGATGCCGGTGGGGAAGAAAAGTTCAGCAAATATCTCTGGAAGATGGAGCAAAGACAAGAGATTACGCCGGAAGAGCGAGACAGCTATATTGGAATTTATCGATTGCTGAATCAAATAGATAAAACAGACGGAGCAGTCATTGGAGCACTGGTAAATCAGGGTGCAGAGTTAAGTATGAAGAATCTGCTGACTGCGGTGAGAACCAATCGGAATCCGGGAATCAATGTATCCGTAGATGACAACTTTGGAGAAGCAGAGGTAGTAAATACCTTGGATTTAAGTATCTCCCAGCAGATAGAAGCAGCATACCAGACAGACTGTGCAAAAGAAGCATTTGGAAAAATGACGCCGGAGGGAATGGAACAGGCGGCAGCACAGGGGGCGTTAGATGAGATGACGCCGGAAGAATTGTTATGGCAGTTAAAGAATGCGGAGATAGACCAAGCTTCTGAAGAAGCATATTATCAGGAACAGTTGAAGGAATTTTCCATGGCAAGAGGTGCAGAGGAACAGGTATTGAAGTTGCTGACCGGATATGATATGCCGGTAACGGCTTATAACATATTGGCAGCAAATCAGATGCTTCATAACCGAAATGGAATGTTCAAAACACTGTTTGAACGTAAGGATGAAGAAACAGATGTAGATTTGGAAGAAGTAAAGCAGGGAATTCTGGAAGACTTTGCAGAAGCGGTAAAGACACCGGAGGATATGGCAAAGGCACAGAAGAAACTGGCAGATGTGGCAGAGAATGTCATGAAAACCATGGAAGAATCCAAGGACGTACAGAGTTTTGACATACGAGATTTAAAGATACTTCGACAGGAAATTGAATTGGGAACGAAAATGGCCAAGGAAGAAAACTATGCAATTCCGGTTCTTGTGGCAGACGAGTACACCAATATACAGCTTAAGATTGTAAGAGGAACCGAAGAGCGTGGAAGACTTGATGTTATCTTTGACTCGCCAAAACTTGGAAAAGTAGCGGCAAGATTTCAGGTGCAAGGAGAAAAGGTGAAAGGCTATATTGCTTCTGATTCTCAGGAAACCATAGAAAGTCTCCGCGACCAACAGGAAGAGTTAGCCGAACAGCTGAGTATGGACGGTACCCTATATCCGAATCTGGATATGATTCAAAGTGAAAGTTTGGATCTTACGCAAATTTCTTTAGATAACAGAACTTATGGAGATATCAGTAATCAGTCGGAAGAGGAATATCAGGTACAGACAAAGACATTGTATGGTATGGCAAAAGTATTTATTGGAGCAGTAAAACAACTGGCAACAGCAGAATAA
- a CDS encoding GHKL domain-containing protein: MMLLIPVIGYFFYHDSKVYVFYDFLFVIAVYLTDFLVPLCMGLLRETGGINFLQAHSYYIMTILADRLTEFMVLKLLVFLIRKKNEKIISTGQLISTFLLPIASIILLFSLLTFIEIYPTEENIVLLTIDIAILLGINLYFTNIFDAISRSNRLQKELSLHQQTEELQKEYYENLEQKYQNTRKLVHDIRNHLQAMEHLYKEQQNEIGVRYTQDIHGILNQLGMKYYTSNQMLNIILNDKVQLMETKGIIPEIKIADVNLDFMREMDITTIFANLLDNAIEASEESEEKVIRLKVLMVHEFISITLENSSSRAPEKRGSSFLSHKENHEGLGLKNVERTITQYKGDIQYEWRKPYFITRIMLGF; this comes from the coding sequence ATGATGCTTTTAATTCCTGTAATTGGATATTTTTTCTATCATGACTCAAAAGTATATGTTTTTTATGATTTTCTTTTTGTCATTGCAGTTTATTTGACAGATTTTTTAGTTCCTTTATGTATGGGACTGTTACGCGAAACTGGTGGAATCAATTTTTTACAAGCGCATTCCTATTACATTATGACAATTTTGGCAGACCGCCTAACCGAATTTATGGTACTTAAGCTTCTGGTTTTTCTGATTCGCAAAAAGAACGAAAAGATAATCTCAACCGGTCAGCTGATAAGTACTTTTCTGCTTCCGATTGCCAGCATCATTTTGCTATTTTCACTCCTCACCTTCATTGAAATATATCCGACCGAGGAGAATATAGTGTTACTGACAATAGATATTGCTATATTACTTGGAATCAACCTTTATTTTACCAATATCTTTGATGCAATCAGCCGGAGCAACCGCCTGCAGAAAGAACTTTCCCTTCATCAACAAACGGAAGAACTGCAGAAGGAATATTATGAAAACTTAGAGCAGAAATATCAAAACACAAGAAAACTGGTACATGATATCCGTAATCATCTCCAGGCTATGGAACATCTGTATAAGGAACAGCAAAATGAAATCGGCGTCCGATATACACAGGATATCCACGGAATTCTGAATCAGCTGGGGATGAAATATTATACCAGTAACCAAATGCTTAACATTATTTTAAATGACAAAGTACAACTGATGGAAACCAAGGGAATTATCCCTGAAATTAAGATTGCCGACGTGAACCTTGACTTTATGCGTGAAATGGACATAACAACCATTTTTGCGAACCTTCTTGACAATGCCATTGAAGCATCTGAGGAATCCGAAGAAAAGGTAATCCGCCTAAAGGTTTTAATGGTACATGAATTTATCAGTATTACTTTGGAAAATTCCAGTTCCAGAGCACCTGAAAAAAGAGGTTCTTCCTTCCTCTCCCACAAGGAGAATCACGAAGGCTTAGGTCTTAAGAACGTAGAACGAACAATCACACAATACAAAGGAGATATACAGTATGAATGGCGAAAACCATATTTTATTACAAGAATTATGCTTGGTTTTTAA
- a CDS encoding prepilin peptidase, which translates to MLLLSLAVWMDIRTWRISNRLIGSGLLMGFLIQVWQYGIRGIGIFIVNVSIPVILLYLLFLMRALGAGDIKLFSVISSIWNLKMVCITMLAAFFVAAVTAFCKLIYHGNLFSSLCIFGSYVRQVITTGKITKYPRESKGKQNFIHFSVAILIGFFIACEVIY; encoded by the coding sequence TTGCTTTTGTTAAGTCTGGCAGTGTGGATGGATATCAGAACCTGGAGAATCAGTAACCGGCTGATTGGAAGTGGGCTTCTCATGGGATTCCTTATTCAAGTCTGGCAATATGGAATCAGAGGGATTGGAATATTCATCGTAAATGTATCTATACCGGTTATCTTATTATATCTTTTATTTCTTATGCGTGCCCTTGGGGCAGGCGACATCAAATTGTTTTCCGTTATTAGTAGTATCTGGAATCTGAAAATGGTATGTATTACAATGTTGGCAGCGTTTTTTGTAGCAGCAGTTACAGCATTTTGTAAGCTTATCTATCACGGTAATCTATTTTCAAGTCTATGTATCTTTGGAAGTTATGTACGTCAGGTTATAACCACAGGAAAAATCACAAAATATCCCAGAGAGTCGAAAGGAAAACAAAATTTCATTCATTTTTCAGTTGCAATATTGATTGGATTTTTCATAGCGTGCGAGGTGATTTATTGA
- a CDS encoding YaaL family protein, translating into MFQSSKKQLAPPSAYSLLLDDLEKARYDLSLAYDNFQNAMDPDMIDCCIYQVNALQMRYKFLLTRAKQLEPEENIITEGKLSLQKI; encoded by the coding sequence ATGTTTCAGAGTTCAAAGAAGCAGCTGGCACCTCCCTCTGCTTACTCTCTACTTTTAGATGACCTGGAAAAAGCCAGATATGATTTGTCACTTGCTTATGATAACTTTCAGAATGCTATGGACCCGGATATGATAGACTGCTGTATTTATCAGGTAAACGCATTGCAGATGCGATACAAGTTCCTACTTACCAGGGCAAAACAGCTTGAGCCTGAGGAAAACATTATTACGGAAGGAAAACTTTCTCTTCAAAAAATTTAA
- a CDS encoding YhfC family intramembrane metalloprotease has product MNGENHILLQELCLVFNLFICFGIPLGGLGILRKKGYPIGKAFCLGMAAFTISQICLRIPLLQLVLPQMTWYQDLSTNPWMYGLFLGFTAGIFEEGARVIFLKIGIKKQLDYSDALSFGLGHGGIEAMLLVGISCIATMFALPNDTALAASLSYNALLLGGIERIFALSFHIGATLLVAYGMRNKKNVWHTIIAILLHTLLDAAIIILPQVFGVGTFGLESYLAILSTLVLILGICLWHKK; this is encoded by the coding sequence ATGAATGGCGAAAACCATATTTTATTACAAGAATTATGCTTGGTTTTTAACCTTTTTATTTGTTTTGGAATTCCACTGGGAGGTCTTGGAATTCTCAGAAAGAAAGGTTATCCCATTGGCAAGGCATTCTGTCTTGGAATGGCAGCCTTCACCATAAGTCAGATTTGTCTCCGAATACCACTTCTGCAGTTGGTATTGCCACAAATGACCTGGTATCAGGATTTGTCGACCAATCCGTGGATGTATGGGCTTTTCCTTGGGTTTACAGCAGGAATCTTTGAAGAAGGAGCTCGCGTCATTTTCCTAAAAATAGGAATAAAAAAACAACTTGACTATTCAGACGCACTTTCCTTTGGCCTAGGGCACGGTGGCATCGAAGCAATGCTACTTGTGGGAATTTCCTGCATTGCTACTATGTTTGCACTTCCAAACGATACTGCACTTGCTGCATCCCTTAGCTATAATGCATTGCTACTTGGGGGTATAGAACGAATTTTTGCACTTTCATTTCATATTGGTGCAACTCTTTTGGTCGCTTACGGTATGCGTAACAAAAAAAACGTATGGCATACCATAATTGCAATTTTACTCCACACATTATTAGATGCAGCAATTATAATTCTTCCACAAGTATTTGGAGTTGGAACATTTGGCCTGGAAAGTTATCTGGCTATACTATCAACACTGGTTCTTATTTTAGGAATCTGCCTATGGCACAAAAAATAA